Proteins encoded together in one Bacteroides ovatus window:
- a CDS encoding transglycosylase domain-containing protein produces the protein MIRKIIKALWIFLAVIVLAIVIVFVSISKGWIGYMPPVEELENPSYKFATEIFSEDEKVLGTWSYSKENRVYTAYKDLSPSIINALIATEDVRFVEHSGIDAKALFRAFVKRGLMFQKNAGGGSTLSQQLAKQLFTENVARNTLQRLFQKPIEWVIAVKLERYYTKEEILSMYLNKFDFLNNAVGIKTAAYTYFGCEPKDLKIEEAATLVGMCKNPSLYNPVRFNERSRGRRNVVLEQMRKAGYITDAECDSLQALPLKLTYNRVDHKEGLATYFREYLRGVMTAPKPVRSDYRGWQMQKFYEDSIAWETNPLYGWCAKNKKKDGTNYNIYTDGLKIYTTINSRMQQYAEDAVKEHLGDYLQPIFFKEKEGSKNAPYARSLPEKRVEELLTKAMKQTERYRLMKEAGASEQQIRKAFDTPEEMTVFSWKGDKDTIMTPMDSIRYYKSFLRTGFMSMDPANGHVKAYVGGPNYVYFQYDMAMVGRRQVGSTIKPYLYTLAMENGFSPCDQARHVEQTLIDENGTPWTPRNANDKRYGEMVTLKWGLANSDNWISAYLMGKLNPYDLVRLIHSFGVRNKAIDPVVSLCLGPCEISVGEMVSAYTAFANKGIRVAPLFVTRIEDSDGNVISTFAPQMEEVISASSTYKMLVMLRAVINEGTGGRVRRYGITADMGGKTGTTNDNSDAWFMGFTPSLVSGCWVGGDERDIHFGRMTYGQGAAAALPIWAMYMKKVYDDPTLGYDQQERFKLPEGFDPCAGSETPDGEVIEEGGLDDLFN, from the coding sequence ATGATTCGAAAAATAATAAAAGCTCTTTGGATATTCTTGGCAGTCATAGTATTGGCTATTGTTATAGTCTTTGTCTCCATTTCAAAGGGTTGGATTGGCTATATGCCTCCTGTAGAGGAACTCGAGAACCCGAGCTATAAATTTGCAACAGAGATTTTTTCTGAAGATGAGAAAGTGCTTGGTACATGGTCTTACAGCAAGGAAAACCGGGTGTACACGGCTTACAAGGATTTGTCACCCAGTATTATCAATGCTCTTATTGCAACGGAAGATGTTCGTTTTGTCGAGCATTCGGGTATTGATGCCAAAGCGTTGTTCCGTGCGTTTGTGAAACGTGGTTTGATGTTTCAGAAAAATGCAGGTGGGGGTAGTACCTTGTCACAACAGCTAGCTAAACAGTTGTTTACGGAAAATGTGGCGAGAAATACACTTCAACGTCTTTTCCAAAAACCGATTGAATGGGTGATTGCGGTGAAACTTGAACGTTACTACACCAAAGAGGAAATATTGAGTATGTATCTCAATAAATTTGATTTTCTGAATAATGCTGTTGGTATCAAAACTGCTGCATATACCTATTTTGGCTGTGAACCGAAGGACTTGAAGATTGAAGAAGCAGCTACATTGGTGGGTATGTGTAAGAATCCGTCACTTTACAATCCGGTTCGTTTCAACGAACGTTCCCGTGGTCGTCGTAATGTGGTGCTCGAGCAGATGCGTAAAGCCGGATATATCACAGATGCAGAATGTGATTCTTTGCAGGCTCTTCCGTTGAAACTGACTTACAATCGTGTTGACCATAAAGAGGGGCTGGCTACTTATTTCCGTGAATATCTCCGCGGCGTCATGACAGCACCGAAACCGGTAAGAAGTGATTATCGTGGTTGGCAAATGCAGAAATTCTACGAAGATTCCATCGCTTGGGAAACTAACCCGTTATATGGCTGGTGTGCGAAAAACAAGAAGAAAGACGGTACAAATTATAACATCTATACAGATGGATTGAAGATTTATACAACTATCAATTCACGTATGCAGCAGTATGCCGAAGATGCTGTAAAAGAGCATTTGGGTGATTATCTGCAACCTATATTCTTCAAAGAAAAAGAGGGAAGTAAGAATGCTCCGTATGCACGATCACTACCGGAAAAACGAGTGGAAGAGTTGTTGACGAAAGCAATGAAACAAACGGAACGTTATCGCCTCATGAAAGAGGCGGGAGCTTCGGAACAACAGATTCGTAAGGCGTTCGATACACCGGAAGAAATGACTGTCTTTTCCTGGAAGGGTGATAAAGATACGATTATGACACCGATGGATTCCATCCGCTACTACAAATCTTTCTTGCGGACGGGATTTATGTCAATGGATCCGGCAAACGGACACGTGAAGGCTTATGTGGGCGGACCGAATTATGTATATTTCCAGTATGATATGGCGATGGTGGGACGTCGTCAGGTAGGTTCTACTATTAAGCCGTATTTATATACATTGGCAATGGAGAACGGATTTTCTCCTTGCGATCAGGCACGCCACGTAGAGCAAACTTTGATTGATGAGAATGGAACTCCCTGGACACCACGTAATGCAAATGATAAGCGTTATGGAGAAATGGTAACTCTGAAATGGGGATTGGCAAACTCCGATAACTGGATTTCTGCATATCTGATGGGTAAGCTGAATCCGTATGATTTGGTACGTCTGATCCATAGTTTCGGTGTACGTAATAAAGCAATTGATCCGGTGGTTTCACTTTGTCTGGGACCTTGTGAAATTTCTGTCGGTGAAATGGTCAGCGCATACACGGCTTTTGCCAATAAAGGAATCCGGGTGGCTCCATTGTTCGTTACCCGCATTGAGGATAGTGATGGCAATGTCATTTCTACTTTTGCACCGCAAATGGAAGAAGTGATAAGCGCCTCGAGTACTTACAAAATGTTGGTTATGCTGCGTGCCGTTATCAACGAGGGAACGGGTGGACGTGTTCGTCGATATGGAATTACCGCTGATATGGGTGGAAAAACAGGAACGACCAATGATAACTCCGATGCCTGGTTTATGGGGTTCACTCCTTCACTGGTATCCGGTTGTTGGGTAGGAGGGGACGAACGTGATATTCACTTCGGTAGAATGACCTATGGACAGGGTGCTGCTGCAGCTTTGCCTATCTGGGCAATGTATATGAAGAAAGTGTATGACGATCCGACCTTGGGATATGACCAACAGGAGAGATTCAAACTCCCTGAAGGGTTTGACCCGTGTGCCGGTTCGGAAACTCCTGATGGCGAAGTGATAGAAGAAGGGGGATTGGACGATCTTTTCAATTAA
- a CDS encoding smalltalk protein, whose amino-acid sequence MKKTWSIILKVIIAVAGAIAGVVGVQAATL is encoded by the coding sequence ATGAAAAAAACGTGGAGTATTATTTTGAAAGTGATTATTGCTGTTGCCGGTGCGATTGCCGGAGTGGTAGGTGTGCAGGCAGCAACCTTGTAA
- a CDS encoding HU family DNA-binding protein translates to MSVIYKVITRPTDPRVPNSPKRYYPHLITLGQSVNLKYIAQKMQDRSSLSIGDIKSVIQNFVEKMKEQLLEGKSVNIEGLGVFMLTARSKGAELAKDINAKSVDSVRIFFQANKELRVTKTATRADEKLDLISLDEYLKKISVTVSPEDPEKPDEGEGGGDEGGGSGEAPDPAA, encoded by the coding sequence ATGAGTGTAATTTACAAAGTCATTACGCGGCCAACAGATCCGCGTGTTCCCAATTCTCCTAAGAGATATTATCCGCATCTGATCACTTTAGGTCAGTCCGTCAACCTGAAATATATTGCACAGAAAATGCAGGATCGTTCTTCGCTGTCTATCGGTGACATCAAGAGTGTAATCCAGAATTTTGTGGAAAAAATGAAGGAGCAGTTATTGGAAGGTAAGTCTGTGAATATCGAAGGTTTGGGTGTGTTTATGTTGACTGCCCGTTCGAAAGGTGCGGAGTTGGCGAAGGATATTAATGCTAAGAGTGTGGATAGTGTTCGTATCTTTTTCCAAGCCAATAAAGAGTTGCGTGTCACCAAAACTGCTACCCGTGCAGATGAGAAGTTAGATCTGATCAGTCTGGATGAATATCTGAAGAAAATTAGCGTTACTGTATCTCCGGAAGATCCCGAGAAACCGGATGAAGGCGAAGGTGGCGGAGATGAAGGTGGCGGTAGCGGAGAGGCACCGGATCCCGCAGCTTAA
- a CDS encoding ATP-binding protein gives MIDMEDLQRLYPIGIQTFSKIREGNYLYIDKTAYVYRMTHSASSYMFLSRPRRFGKSLLTSTLHSYFSGRKDLFHGLAMEKLEKEWTEYPVLHFDMSMAKHVDKGGLERLLDFMLAEYERTFAINTVEGDANLRLVNLIKRAYEQTGKKVVVLIDEYDAPLLDVVHERENLDVLRNIMRNFYSPLKACDPYLRYVFLTGITKFSQLSIFSELNNIKNISMDEPYAVICGISEDEIRLQMKDDLEGLAKKLGITPEEALMKLKENYDGYHFTSPSPDIYNPFSLLNAFADGKFGSYWFGSGTPTYLINMLKKFGVEPSEIGNNKVSVEDFDAPTERMTSIIPLLYQSGCITIKNYDEELDLYTLNIPNKEVRIGLMKSLLPHYVGSKAPETTTMVAYLSRDIRNCDMDTALRRLQTFLSTIPQCDNTKYEGHYQQVFYIIFSLLGHYVDVEVRTPRGRVDIVLRTKTTLYVMELKLDKSAGEAMEQIDLKNYPERFALCGLPVVKVAVSFDSERCTIGDWEIINA, from the coding sequence ATGATTGATATGGAAGATTTGCAAAGATTATATCCTATCGGGATTCAGACATTCTCGAAGATACGGGAGGGGAATTACCTCTATATTGATAAAACAGCATATGTTTATCGGATGACTCATTCGGCTTCCAGTTATATGTTCTTGAGCCGTCCACGACGTTTTGGGAAATCATTACTTACTTCTACGCTGCATAGCTATTTTTCCGGACGCAAGGACCTGTTTCACGGATTGGCTATGGAGAAACTGGAGAAGGAGTGGACGGAATATCCGGTACTTCACTTCGATATGAGTATGGCGAAACATGTGGATAAAGGAGGATTGGAACGTCTTCTTGATTTTATGCTTGCTGAATATGAACGTACGTTTGCTATTAACACAGTAGAGGGGGATGCCAATCTACGCTTAGTCAATCTTATTAAGCGTGCTTATGAGCAAACAGGTAAGAAGGTGGTTGTGCTTATTGATGAATATGATGCTCCTTTGCTTGATGTAGTACATGAACGGGAAAATCTGGATGTATTGCGTAACATCATGCGTAACTTCTACAGTCCGTTAAAAGCTTGTGATCCTTATTTGCGTTATGTATTTCTGACTGGTATTACTAAATTCTCACAACTAAGTATTTTTAGTGAGTTGAATAATATAAAGAATATTAGTATGGATGAGCCATACGCTGTTATCTGTGGAATTAGTGAAGATGAGATACGTTTGCAAATGAAGGATGATTTGGAAGGATTGGCAAAGAAATTGGGGATAACACCTGAAGAGGCTTTGATGAAATTGAAAGAAAATTATGATGGTTATCATTTCACTTCTCCTTCGCCCGATATATATAATCCTTTCAGTTTGCTAAATGCTTTTGCAGATGGAAAATTTGGATCTTACTGGTTTGGTAGTGGTACGCCTACGTATCTGATAAATATGTTGAAGAAGTTTGGCGTAGAACCTTCCGAAATTGGAAATAATAAGGTTTCGGTCGAGGATTTTGATGCACCAACAGAAAGGATGACAAGTATTATCCCTCTGTTATATCAAAGTGGCTGTATCACTATTAAGAATTATGATGAGGAATTAGACTTGTATACATTGAATATTCCTAATAAGGAAGTGAGAATAGGCCTAATGAAAAGTCTTCTTCCACATTATGTCGGTAGTAAAGCTCCGGAAACCACGACAATGGTGGCTTATCTTTCCCGCGATATCCGTAATTGTGATATGGATACTGCATTACGCCGTTTGCAAACGTTCCTGTCCACTATACCGCAATGCGATAATACGAAATATGAAGGACACTATCAGCAGGTCTTTTATATCATATTTAGTTTATTAGGGCATTATGTGGATGTGGAAGTTCGTACTCCTCGTGGACGGGTAGATATAGTACTTCGTACGAAGACTACATTGTATGTGATGGAACTGAAACTGGATAAAAGTGCGGGTGAAGCGATGGAGCAAATTGATTTGAAAAATTATCCGGAACGCTTTGCTTTATGTGGATTGCCTGTCGTAAAGGTGGCTGTCAGTTTTGATAGCGAACGGTGTACGATTGGGGACTGGGAGATTATAAATGCTTGA